In Nitrospirota bacterium, a single window of DNA contains:
- a CDS encoding glycosyltransferase — translation MILYSVIIPAYNAEGTIRKCLDALEKQNIPGDDYEVIVVDDGSIDKTPEIVKRFPVKYFPQPNKGPASARNRGAGEAKGEIILFTDADCVPQESWIKEMIMPFKDPAVIAVKGAYKTNQKSLTARFAQAEFEERFEMLKKADSIDMVDTYSAAFRKPAFLSFGGFDPSFPVANNEDTELSYKMSRAGCKMVFNPAAIVFHLKHPDTIKKYARLKFWRGYWRIIVYKRYPDKMFKDSYTPQTLKLQIFSLLLLLTSLPLIWLQPRLMSCFFIVVILLFMLSSLPFTMLAAKNDLTVAVLSPFFLSVRAASLGLGAVFGFLRGKTGTK, via the coding sequence ATGATTCTATATTCCGTCATCATCCCGGCGTACAATGCCGAAGGCACAATCAGGAAATGCCTTGATGCGCTTGAAAAACAAAATATCCCGGGAGATGACTATGAAGTTATTGTGGTTGATGACGGCTCCATTGACAAGACGCCTGAGATAGTTAAGCGGTTTCCCGTAAAATATTTTCCCCAGCCCAACAAAGGGCCGGCCTCTGCAAGAAACAGGGGCGCTGGCGAGGCAAAAGGGGAAATCATACTTTTTACAGATGCAGACTGCGTCCCGCAGGAAAGCTGGATTAAAGAAATGATTATGCCGTTTAAAGACCCTGCAGTAATTGCAGTAAAAGGGGCATATAAAACAAACCAGAAAAGCCTGACTGCAAGGTTTGCCCAGGCAGAATTTGAAGAAAGATTTGAAATGCTGAAAAAAGCAGATTCAATTGATATGGTTGACACCTATTCAGCGGCTTTCAGAAAACCGGCATTTCTTTCTTTCGGCGGATTTGACCCTTCATTCCCGGTTGCAAATAATGAAGACACAGAACTCTCATACAAGATGTCCCGCGCAGGCTGTAAAATGGTTTTTAACCCCGCTGCGATTGTCTTTCACCTTAAGCATCCCGATACAATAAAAAAATACGCAAGGCTGAAGTTTTGGAGGGGTTACTGGAGGATAATAGTTTATAAAAGGTATCCGGATAAAATGTTCAAGGATTCCTATACCCCACAGACCCTAAAGCTTCAGATTTTCTCATTATTATTACTATTGACCAGTCTACCGCTTATATGGCTTCAGCCGCGATTGATGTCTTGCTTTTTCATTGTTGTCATCCTTTTGTTTATGCTTTCATCCCTGCCTTTTACCATGCTGGCGGCTAAGAATGATTTGACAGTTGCCGTTTTATCGCCGTTCTTTCTTTCTGTCAGAGCCGCCTCTTTAGGTCTCGGGGCAGTCTTCGGGTTTCTGAGGGGGAAAACAGGCACGAAATAG
- a CDS encoding substrate-binding domain-containing protein — translation MAKKYLFISVLFIIMLSFTVSWAEPVKIAGSGGMIKLVTELAKAYMGKNQGDVIEVKQESIEAKGGIMGAYKGDLDIGMAAQQLDNGQKKWGLKVFHIASTATVVTINTEVLKIDGIKSQQVCNIYEGKIKNWSALGGPDVQIMPFTRPDPDSTKVSVRNGIPCFADLIEIPEVLIMAKHKDMNNALMKNPYAIGFSDLESIEMSNGKLKALKLDGIAPSVDTVISGTWHIIKPFMLVTGKKQSATAEKFIQFIKTPAAQEIIKNNSAVPMKF, via the coding sequence ATGGCAAAGAAGTATCTTTTTATTTCGGTGCTGTTTATCATCATGCTGTCTTTTACTGTTTCATGGGCTGAACCTGTAAAAATAGCAGGCTCAGGCGGTATGATTAAGTTAGTTACAGAACTCGCCAAGGCGTATATGGGAAAAAACCAGGGCGATGTAATTGAAGTCAAGCAGGAATCCATTGAGGCTAAAGGCGGGATAATGGGCGCGTATAAGGGCGACCTTGATATCGGCATGGCTGCGCAGCAGCTTGACAACGGACAAAAAAAGTGGGGGCTTAAGGTCTTTCATATAGCAAGTACTGCCACAGTTGTGACAATAAATACTGAAGTATTAAAGATTGACGGCATTAAAAGCCAGCAGGTATGCAATATATATGAAGGAAAGATTAAAAACTGGAGTGCACTCGGCGGGCCTGATGTGCAGATTATGCCGTTTACCCGACCCGACCCGGACTCTACAAAGGTCTCGGTCCGTAACGGTATACCGTGCTTTGCTGATCTGATAGAAATACCTGAGGTTCTTATAATGGCAAAGCACAAGGACATGAATAATGCCCTTATGAAAAATCCTTATGCAATCGGCTTTTCAGATCTTGAATCAATTGAGATGTCAAACGGGAAACTCAAGGCGCTGAAACTTGACGGTATAGCTCCTTCTGTAGATACAGTTATATCCGGTACGTGGCATATAATAAAACCCTTTATGCTGGTAACAGGCAAGAAACAATCAGCGACAGCCGAAAAATTTATTCAGTTTATTAAGACGCCAGCAGCGCAGGAAATTATAAAGAATAACAGCGCCGTGCCAATGAAGTTTTAG
- a CDS encoding rhomboid family intramembrane serine protease, translating to LTSASSMVPMVGASGAVAGILGAYILLFPRARVYTLIFFGFFMRVIALPAVFVIGLWIAIQFINGILSKGAADHGGVAWFAHLGGFAFGFLMIRLFLMGRRSV from the coding sequence GCTTACATCCGCTTCATCCATGGTGCCGATGGTAGGGGCCAGCGGCGCAGTTGCCGGCATACTCGGAGCCTATATACTTTTATTTCCAAGGGCCAGGGTTTATACCCTTATCTTTTTCGGATTTTTTATGCGTGTCATTGCACTGCCTGCTGTGTTTGTCATCGGGCTTTGGATTGCAATCCAGTTTATTAACGGCATATTGAGCAAAGGCGCCGCAGACCACGGCGGTGTTGCATGGTTTGCCCACCTTGGCGGCTTTGCATTCGGTTTTTTGATGATAAGGCTTTTTTTAATGGGTCGCAGAAGTGTATAA
- a CDS encoding DUF362 domain-containing protein, whose translation MKPFLINNKVNSFPDIKNSVKSIIGYYSSILPSGKNAKILLKPNLNANMNALTGNTTDLRIISALIECLKNMGYSSITIGEGTNSGYYRNNISVISRLKVDKLAEYYGVKVTDLNYSEPAYINFENGVKAAVAKDVMEADFLINLPKLKTHFEAGMSVCLKNMMGCLVGQENKKKTHKSLAMNILNINKFIKPHLHIVDGVIAMEGLGPTRGVPKYTGFIIAGLDPVLIDLACAKIAMFDYRKVATLRAAENSGLLTNKHHGAVNSFDVKQYQKSFLPPKAGLLASFIHSPKRQKYFLAVRNTRIFNYLCSTEFIGKILFKSGLRQDNFIKDEMVFEGLVLNKKLCREECSKCNDYCPVGLKLPEEINNNKCIGCLYCFLVCPALAIEFRGTFGFMAEQMRQYDKIVRKIS comes from the coding sequence CATTCTGCCGTCAGGTAAAAACGCAAAAATACTTCTGAAGCCCAATCTGAATGCAAACATGAACGCACTGACCGGCAACACTACTGATTTGCGCATTATTTCAGCATTGATAGAGTGTTTGAAAAACATGGGATACAGCAGTATCACAATCGGCGAAGGGACAAACAGCGGTTATTACAGAAATAATATCAGCGTCATCTCACGCCTTAAGGTTGACAAACTTGCTGAATATTACGGAGTCAAGGTCACAGACCTCAATTATTCAGAGCCTGCATATATCAATTTTGAAAACGGGGTAAAGGCGGCTGTGGCAAAGGATGTCATGGAGGCTGATTTTCTGATTAACCTGCCTAAACTCAAAACTCATTTTGAGGCAGGCATGAGCGTATGCCTGAAAAATATGATGGGCTGTCTTGTAGGCCAGGAGAACAAAAAAAAGACGCACAAAAGCCTTGCAATGAATATTCTTAATATTAATAAATTTATAAAGCCGCACCTTCACATCGTTGACGGCGTCATAGCAATGGAAGGGCTTGGGCCTACGAGGGGAGTGCCTAAATATACAGGGTTTATAATTGCAGGGCTTGACCCGGTTCTCATTGACCTTGCATGCGCTAAAATTGCCATGTTTGACTACAGAAAAGTCGCTACGCTCAGGGCTGCCGAAAATTCAGGGCTTTTAACCAATAAACATCATGGGGCTGTGAACTCTTTTGATGTAAAACAATATCAGAAAAGTTTTCTCCCTCCGAAAGCAGGACTGCTTGCAAGTTTCATACACAGCCCCAAGAGACAAAAATATTTTCTTGCAGTCAGGAATACACGGATATTTAATTATCTCTGCTCAACTGAATTTATCGGGAAAATCCTTTTTAAGTCGGGGCTGAGGCAGGACAATTTTATTAAGGACGAAATGGTTTTTGAAGGGCTTGTCTTAAACAAAAAATTATGCAGGGAAGAATGCAGTAAATGCAATGATTACTGCCCGGTCGGGTTGAAATTGCCGGAGGAGATAAACAATAATAAATGTATCGGCTGTCTTTATTGTTTCCTCGTGTGCCCTGCCCTTGCGATTGAATTCAGGGGAACTTTCGGTTTTATGGCAGAGCAGATGCGGCAATATGATAAGATTGTAAGAAAGATTTCTTAA
- a CDS encoding FAD-dependent oxidoreductase, which translates to MSDNEKSLVVSGAGAAGISAAITAARMGRPVLLVEKSQSEGGTVTKSLIHTLGGIFDSSGEFINNGITKELTERLLGADSFTKTRQIGRTWTLQCSPDIYEKVIKDWLNEMPQIKLMLNNFISAVEVDKGSVKSIAVTGDKTAVNSNVTALIDATGKGEALRLINPDLVINNEPKASAGLIFILRGVDPDALRFPNNVKYLHHIRSEVKKGILPPELAGTWIDQGVYEGECYVKMTVDADIAQTSSGFTDKLRDDLISFLRALPAFSNAALYKTGMPGKRDSGRVAGEYCLSYEDVINARKFSDAACRCAWPVEFWDQGKGVFLEYPKENDYYEIPLRSLKVHSLKNVWTAGKCFSADYRARSSARVAGCCWAMGEAVAKAVCRGLVL; encoded by the coding sequence ATGAGTGATAATGAAAAGAGCCTTGTCGTATCAGGCGCCGGCGCCGCAGGAATCTCCGCAGCAATTACTGCAGCACGGATGGGACGCCCTGTCCTGCTCGTAGAAAAATCACAAAGCGAAGGCGGGACCGTCACAAAATCACTGATTCACACACTGGGCGGCATCTTTGACTCCTCCGGAGAATTTATTAATAACGGCATAACTAAAGAGCTGACTGAACGCCTGCTCGGCGCAGACTCCTTTACAAAAACAAGACAAATCGGCAGGACGTGGACCTTGCAGTGCTCACCGGACATATATGAAAAGGTAATCAAGGATTGGCTTAATGAAATGCCTCAAATCAAACTAATGCTCAACAACTTTATAAGCGCAGTAGAAGTAGATAAAGGCTCTGTTAAATCTATTGCTGTAACCGGTGATAAGACGGCTGTTAATAGTAATGTGACGGCTTTAATTGATGCAACAGGTAAAGGTGAAGCCCTTAGGCTCATCAATCCTGATTTAGTGATTAACAACGAGCCAAAGGCATCAGCAGGCCTGATTTTTATTTTACGCGGAGTGGACCCTGACGCCCTCAGGTTCCCCAATAACGTCAAATACCTGCATCATATCAGGAGTGAAGTTAAAAAAGGCATACTTCCGCCTGAGCTCGCAGGGACCTGGATTGACCAGGGAGTATATGAAGGCGAGTGTTATGTAAAAATGACTGTTGACGCTGACATTGCACAAACATCATCCGGGTTCACGGATAAATTAAGAGATGATTTAATTTCTTTCCTGCGCGCCCTGCCCGCTTTTTCCAACGCAGCGCTTTATAAAACAGGGATGCCGGGTAAACGCGACAGCGGGAGAGTTGCAGGCGAGTACTGCCTCTCATATGAAGACGTTATTAACGCACGGAAGTTCAGCGATGCGGCATGCCGCTGTGCATGGCCGGTTGAATTCTGGGATCAGGGAAAAGGGGTATTTCTTGAATACCCCAAAGAAAATGACTATTACGAAATCCCCCTGCGTTCCCTGAAGGTGCACAGTCTGAAAAATGTTTGGACAGCAGGCAAATGTTTTTCAGCGGATTACAGGGCCAGGTCCTCTGCACGCGTCGCAGGATGCTGCTGGGCCATGGGCGAGGCCGTTGCAAAAGCAGTATGCAGGGGATTAGTATTATGA
- a CDS encoding CehA/McbA family metallohydrolase encodes MTKLLKFTVFLTLILLFFTPVSAEVYWGDIHVHTSYSSDAYMHGSIAIPDDVCSAAKNNGLNFAAVTDHAEYNPATGRMSEYFWNDTVAQLQNGNCIETSTFIPFLGYEWTNQTYGHKSVIFRILDIPFSAVFGAKHYTTPDALWSALDSSGYKAITIPHHVADNNTAATNWDYHNPYYQPVMEIYSEHGSSESCRLNYELPVSCNSNGSAAYALATKGYKIGIIAGTDAHDGRAGSVYNADSVMSRIQYNGGLIAVITSSLSRANIWEAIKNRHTYATSGPKIILSFNINGNKMGSDVILASGEYPALEISAQGADSSLIDHIDIIKNGSSVTPVHTQTFSQNAVSYSWTDADYISGDFYYVRVIQRNNERAWSSPIWVTTQQ; translated from the coding sequence ATGACAAAGCTATTAAAATTTACCGTGTTTCTAACCTTAATACTTTTATTTTTTACACCTGTTTCAGCAGAGGTCTACTGGGGCGACATCCATGTTCACACAAGCTATTCCAGTGATGCCTATATGCACGGCAGTATTGCAATCCCTGACGATGTATGCAGCGCCGCAAAAAACAACGGGCTTAACTTTGCTGCAGTTACAGACCATGCGGAATATAATCCGGCAACAGGAAGAATGAGCGAATATTTCTGGAATGATACGGTAGCTCAACTTCAAAACGGCAACTGCATTGAGACCTCAACCTTTATTCCATTTCTCGGCTATGAGTGGACCAACCAGACATATGGACACAAATCCGTAATATTTAGGATATTAGACATCCCTTTCAGCGCTGTGTTCGGCGCCAAACACTATACAACCCCGGACGCCCTGTGGAGCGCGCTGGATAGTTCCGGCTATAAAGCCATAACCATTCCCCACCATGTGGCAGATAACAATACCGCAGCCACCAATTGGGATTACCACAACCCTTATTATCAGCCTGTTATGGAGATATACTCTGAGCATGGCAGTTCTGAATCGTGCAGATTAAATTATGAACTGCCTGTCAGCTGCAATTCAAACGGTTCTGCGGCATATGCCCTTGCAACTAAAGGCTATAAAATAGGCATCATTGCAGGGACAGATGCGCACGATGGCCGGGCAGGCTCGGTTTATAACGCTGATTCCGTAATGAGCAGGATTCAGTATAACGGAGGGCTTATTGCCGTCATTACTTCTTCATTAAGCAGGGCTAACATCTGGGAAGCCATAAAAAACAGACACACGTATGCCACTTCAGGTCCTAAAATAATCCTGAGTTTCAATATAAACGGCAATAAAATGGGGTCTGATGTAATTTTAGCAAGCGGAGAGTATCCGGCGCTTGAAATCTCTGCACAAGGCGCAGATTCTTCGCTTATTGACCATATTGATATTATTAAAAACGGCAGCTCCGTCACCCCTGTCCATACACAAACCTTTTCCCAGAATGCCGTCAGCTACTCATGGACAGACGCTGATTATATATCCGGGGACTTTTATTATGTGCGGGTTATTCAAAGAAACAATGAAAGGGCGTGGTCCTCGCCTATATGGGTGACAACACAGCAATAA
- a CDS encoding molybdopterin-dependent oxidoreductase → MEQSTTNLQDNVQIFKSVCRICHGGCGAILHVKDGRVIKVTGNPESPLSKGWMCIKGLHTPEIANHPDRLKEPLKRKGRRSGGEWEKISWEHALDEIALKVDAIRKESGAESIALGQGTGRHHYMHTVRFANALGTPNWYEPGLAQCFIPRITVSNLTYGGFVVGDYYGITPPKCILFWGHNPLVSGPDGELSIVVKRALNKGAVGIAVDPRRSETAKKCSLWLPVRPGTDAALALAMINVIINEEIYDKEFVRQWTFGFEELKKHIIPFTPEWAEAITQVPARDIVKASRVYALNKPAILEWGLGLEQSPNSLQTVRSIAILRALTGNIDIPGADIFGMNIIKGYPTLKDKLPEGMLKKRLGAEDYKLLGGWRAFMPSAHIPTLFKAMRTGEPYRIRALLIFGNNPLTTVANSREVYESLKKLDLLVVTDLFMTPTAAIADYVLPAAFWTEAEQVIGYPLVAENVVMAQVKASETGKCRQDEWIMDELSQRLKLPDSEKTLKDVMDYQLSPLGITYQELKEKVYVYPSHVYKKYEKKGFRTPSKKVEFYCRQLEKMGYDPLPSYKEPPESPLQSPELLAEFPYVLTTGSRRLEFFHSEHRQIKSLRSRRPDPQAEIHPETAARHGIKHGDRVKISSPRGSICLKALITEDIRPDVINVEHGWWFPEKPGPDYGVWESNANVLTNNAPPYDPAFGTYQLRGLLCRIEKND, encoded by the coding sequence ATGGAACAATCAACGACAAACCTCCAGGACAACGTACAAATATTTAAAAGTGTCTGCAGGATATGCCACGGCGGATGCGGCGCAATCCTTCATGTTAAAGACGGCCGGGTGATTAAGGTAACCGGCAATCCCGAATCGCCTTTAAGCAAGGGGTGGATGTGCATCAAGGGACTGCACACCCCTGAAATTGCCAATCATCCGGACCGCCTGAAAGAGCCGCTGAAGCGGAAAGGCAGAAGGAGCGGCGGTGAATGGGAAAAGATTTCATGGGAGCATGCGCTTGATGAAATAGCCTTAAAGGTTGACGCAATCCGCAAAGAATCAGGCGCTGAGTCCATTGCACTGGGTCAGGGCACAGGACGTCATCACTACATGCACACCGTACGGTTTGCAAATGCCCTCGGCACGCCAAACTGGTATGAACCCGGGCTGGCACAGTGCTTTATCCCAAGAATTACAGTCAGCAATCTTACTTACGGAGGATTTGTCGTCGGTGATTATTACGGCATTACCCCGCCTAAATGCATTCTCTTCTGGGGGCATAATCCGCTGGTTTCAGGCCCTGACGGAGAATTATCCATTGTCGTAAAAAGAGCGCTGAATAAAGGCGCTGTTGGAATCGCAGTGGACCCGAGGCGTTCGGAGACTGCAAAAAAATGCAGCCTGTGGCTGCCGGTGCGCCCGGGCACAGACGCCGCCCTGGCGCTTGCCATGATTAATGTAATTATTAATGAAGAAATCTACGACAAAGAATTTGTCAGGCAATGGACCTTTGGATTTGAAGAATTAAAAAAACACATTATTCCCTTCACGCCTGAGTGGGCTGAGGCAATTACACAAGTGCCGGCCAGAGACATTGTCAAAGCCTCAAGGGTGTATGCATTAAACAAGCCTGCAATCCTTGAATGGGGGCTGGGCCTTGAGCAAAGCCCTAACTCTTTGCAAACCGTCAGGTCCATTGCCATATTGCGCGCCCTGACGGGTAATATTGACATCCCCGGCGCTGATATATTCGGCATGAACATAATCAAAGGCTATCCAACCCTGAAGGACAAGCTCCCTGAAGGAATGCTGAAGAAGCGCCTCGGCGCTGAAGACTACAAACTTCTTGGCGGCTGGCGCGCATTTATGCCCTCGGCCCACATCCCGACGCTGTTTAAGGCTATGCGCACCGGAGAGCCTTACAGGATCAGGGCCTTGCTGATTTTCGGGAACAACCCCTTGACCACAGTCGCTAATTCAAGAGAGGTTTATGAATCCCTGAAAAAATTAGACCTCCTGGTTGTAACCGATCTTTTTATGACGCCCACTGCCGCAATAGCCGACTATGTCCTGCCGGCGGCATTCTGGACCGAGGCTGAGCAGGTCATCGGCTATCCGCTTGTTGCTGAAAATGTCGTCATGGCTCAGGTCAAAGCCTCTGAAACCGGCAAATGCAGGCAGGATGAATGGATAATGGATGAGCTGAGCCAAAGGCTGAAACTTCCTGATTCTGAAAAAACTTTGAAAGATGTAATGGACTATCAGTTGTCTCCGCTCGGCATAACCTATCAGGAGCTGAAAGAAAAAGTATATGTCTATCCGTCTCATGTATATAAAAAATATGAAAAGAAAGGTTTTCGCACACCGTCCAAAAAAGTGGAGTTTTACTGCAGGCAGCTTGAAAAAATGGGCTACGACCCCCTGCCCTCCTATAAAGAACCGCCTGAAAGCCCTCTGCAGTCTCCGGAACTTCTTGCGGAATTTCCATATGTCCTCACAACAGGAAGCAGGCGGCTTGAATTCTTTCACAGCGAGCACAGGCAGATAAAATCTCTGCGGAGCCGCAGGCCTGACCCTCAGGCGGAAATCCATCCTGAGACCGCGGCAAGACACGGCATCAAACACGGCGACCGGGTAAAAATAAGCTCGCCGCGCGGAAGCATTTGCTTAAAGGCGTTAATCACGGAAGATATCCGGCCTGACGTCATCAATGTTGAACATGGATGGTGGTTTCCTGAAAAACCGGGGCCTGATTACGGCGTCTGGGAGTCAAATGCAAATGTGCTGACAAACAATGCTCCGCCTTATGACCCGGCCTTCGGAACTTATCAGTTGCGAGGACTTCTGTGCAGAATTGAAAAGAATGACTAA
- a CDS encoding radical SAM protein, translated as MKIFILNPPFLKKFSRPQRSPAVTKSGTLYFPMWLSFAAGVLEKNNFEVDLIDAPADGYSLDEILLRAKTLQPHLIVLDTSTPSIYNDAAIAGELKNVCPSSFLILTGTHVSALPEESLLLNEKINAVARYEYDYTLLDLARTLEKNGDLSNVAGISFRDRGKIIHNPQRPFIENLDELPFVSAVYKKFLKIENYFNPNALYPMVTITTSRGCPFKCTFCVYPQTLMGNHYRMRSVQNVVAEMEYITENFPQAKAVFFEDDTLTVNKERCLELSESIIKKGIKISWTANARVGLDLETMKKMKEAGCRSFCVGFESGSQGILDGMKKNIKLEKMHEFMKTAKKAGLLIHGCFMAGLPGETEETMKQTLELAKRLNPDTVQFYPVMVYPGTVAYDWYRQKGFLITEDFSKWLTPAGLHNTVVKTENLLPEALVRFCDNARREFYLRPGYLFYKMGQMLAHPREIKRTLKSLKTFTKYLLKGSDIQHT; from the coding sequence ATGAAAATATTTATATTAAATCCGCCGTTTCTTAAGAAGTTCTCGCGCCCCCAGAGAAGCCCTGCCGTCACCAAAAGCGGAACGCTTTACTTTCCCATGTGGCTGTCCTTCGCCGCCGGCGTGCTTGAAAAAAACAACTTTGAGGTGGACCTCATTGACGCCCCGGCTGACGGATACAGCCTTGATGAGATTCTCCTAAGGGCTAAGACATTACAACCTCATCTGATAGTCCTGGACACAAGCACGCCGAGCATTTACAATGATGCCGCTATTGCAGGTGAATTAAAAAATGTCTGCCCTTCTTCATTTCTCATTCTTACCGGCACGCATGTATCCGCGCTCCCTGAAGAAAGTCTGCTGCTGAATGAGAAAATAAACGCAGTTGCAAGATATGAGTATGATTACACTTTGCTGGACCTGGCCCGCACTCTTGAAAAAAACGGCGATTTAAGCAATGTTGCCGGAATAAGCTTCAGGGACCGCGGTAAAATCATTCATAATCCCCAGCGGCCGTTTATTGAAAATCTGGATGAACTGCCTTTTGTGAGCGCAGTTTATAAAAAATTCCTGAAGATAGAAAACTATTTCAATCCAAACGCCCTCTACCCCATGGTTACAATCACCACCAGCAGGGGCTGTCCTTTCAAATGCACATTCTGCGTTTACCCGCAGACGCTCATGGGAAACCATTACCGCATGAGGAGCGTGCAGAATGTAGTCGCTGAAATGGAATATATAACAGAAAATTTTCCGCAGGCAAAGGCTGTATTTTTTGAAGACGACACGCTGACCGTAAATAAGGAACGCTGTCTTGAGCTGTCTGAATCAATAATAAAAAAGGGGATTAAGATTTCATGGACGGCAAATGCGCGGGTCGGGCTGGACCTTGAAACCATGAAAAAAATGAAGGAAGCCGGGTGCAGGTCCTTCTGCGTCGGATTTGAGAGCGGCAGTCAGGGGATACTTGACGGCATGAAGAAAAACATCAAGCTTGAAAAAATGCACGAATTCATGAAAACTGCCAAAAAGGCAGGCCTACTCATTCACGGCTGTTTTATGGCCGGCCTGCCCGGCGAGACAGAAGAGACAATGAAGCAGACGCTTGAGCTGGCCAAACGGCTTAACCCCGATACGGTCCAGTTTTATCCGGTAATGGTCTATCCCGGAACAGTTGCCTACGACTGGTACAGGCAAAAGGGGTTTCTCATCACAGAGGATTTCTCAAAATGGCTTACCCCTGCCGGACTTCACAATACAGTTGTAAAAACAGAAAACCTCCTGCCTGAGGCATTGGTGCGGTTTTGCGATAACGCAAGGAGAGAGTTTTATTTAAGGCCCGGGTATCTTTTTTACAAAATGGGACAGATGCTTGCACATCCGAGGGAGATTAAGAGAACCCTGAAGTCATTAAAAACATTTACTAAGTATTTACTAAAGGGTTCTGACATTCAGCACACATAG
- a CDS encoding acyl--CoA ligase — protein sequence MNVFDIFKDRAKQQPEHPAIISGGTTYTYARLLKEIESKAGILSKSGIQKGSCLGIHLTNCPEYIIMTYAGWMLGACIVPVASEMTPEEKLHLCGTIALDAVVSRSRDSQLFDPVRIEEPADLSNGLTLLPVRKSRQHPEGFHGINPAFLRFTSGTTGSAKGVVISHESIKDRIHAANRVLNIGPDDKVLWLLSMAYHFTVSIVSYLSFGATIVLSAGFLGEIIIKALQKMKCTIIYASPTHYQLMSNTGAADLSGLRLAISTTSGLASEIADRFYQLFRVPLSQAYGIIEVGLPFINIDNPVGKSKSVGRILPDFQALLEDSGLGENLKTIKLRGKGFFDAYYEPWRLRADCLKDGWFDTGDFGIIDDEGFLFITGRSKEMINLAGMKFFPKEVEEVLEKHPAVEEAYVFPHSKKQFEEVPHAHIVIKKDARTNMPGEKLEAELAEHCARHVSQYKIPEKFIFVDKLLKTASGKLIRHKQSDS from the coding sequence ATGAATGTATTTGATATTTTTAAAGACCGCGCAAAACAGCAGCCCGAACACCCTGCAATTATCTCCGGAGGCACGACATACACATATGCCCGACTTCTCAAGGAAATTGAATCAAAGGCCGGGATTTTAAGCAAGTCAGGTATTCAGAAAGGAAGCTGTCTCGGCATACATCTGACCAACTGCCCTGAATATATCATCATGACATATGCGGGCTGGATGCTCGGCGCATGCATCGTCCCGGTTGCTTCTGAAATGACGCCTGAAGAAAAACTGCATCTCTGCGGCACTATCGCGCTTGATGCCGTTGTTTCCAGAAGCAGGGATTCACAATTATTTGACCCGGTGCGGATAGAAGAACCGGCAGACCTTTCAAACGGGCTGACCCTCCTGCCTGTCCGCAAAAGCCGTCAGCATCCCGAAGGCTTCCATGGAATCAATCCGGCTTTTTTGCGCTTTACATCAGGCACTACGGGCAGCGCAAAGGGCGTTGTAATCTCGCACGAATCCATAAAAGACCGCATCCATGCAGCCAACCGTGTTTTAAATATCGGACCGGACGACAAAGTCCTTTGGCTGTTGTCCATGGCATATCACTTTACCGTATCAATTGTATCTTATCTGTCATTCGGAGCTACAATTGTATTATCGGCAGGTTTCCTGGGCGAAATCATCATAAAGGCTCTTCAGAAGATGAAATGCACAATTATTTATGCCTCTCCGACACATTATCAGCTCATGAGCAACACAGGAGCGGCAGATTTGTCAGGATTGAGATTAGCCATTTCAACCACAAGCGGACTGGCCTCTGAAATTGCAGATAGGTTTTATCAATTATTCCGTGTGCCTCTGAGTCAGGCCTACGGGATAATAGAAGTAGGCCTGCCTTTTATAAACATTGATAATCCAGTTGGGAAAAGTAAATCTGTCGGCCGCATACTGCCTGATTTTCAGGCGCTTCTTGAAGACAGCGGCCTGGGGGAGAATCTGAAAACCATTAAGCTCCGCGGCAAGGGTTTCTTTGACGCTTACTATGAGCCGTGGCGCCTCCGCGCCGATTGCCTGAAAGACGGCTGGTTTGACACAGGCGATTTTGGAATAATTGACGACGAGGGCTTTCTCTTTATTACAGGGCGCTCCAAGGAAATGATAAACCTTGCAGGCATGAAATTTTTCCCGAAGGAAGTTGAAGAAGTCCTTGAAAAACACCCTGCCGTAGAAGAGGCCTATGTATTTCCTCATTCAAAAAAACAGTTTGAAGAAGTTCCTCATGCGCATATCGTAATTAAAAAAGACGCAAGGACAAACATGCCGGGTGAAAAACTTGAGGCAGAGCTTGCAGAACACTGCGCCCGTCATGTGTCACAGTATAAGATTCCTGAAAAATTCATTTTCGTTGACAAACTCCTGAAGACAGCCAGCGGAAAATTAATACGTCATAAACAAAGTGATTCCTGA